A genomic segment from Legionella micdadei encodes:
- a CDS encoding LexA family protein, which yields MTISTLSSNLKQLMRTHGNLSVSELARLTNIPQPTIHHMLYGSTKNPRKKALEALSNYFSVSIEQLIGEEELPQVIPENIKEDLQLRTIPIIEWDTLKHWPNDKDKIKYSKEILLEKRIAPDSFAVIVKNSSMEPLFPLNTLLIFDVGKVPQDRDFVIAYIEENNNILFNRLFTENNELYLKQNLEDGNFKLIKLRKTIDKIIGVLIEARIQY from the coding sequence ATGACCATATCAACCCTAAGTAGTAATTTAAAACAATTAATGCGGACCCATGGGAATCTATCTGTTAGCGAGTTGGCAAGGTTAACTAATATCCCGCAGCCAACGATCCACCACATGTTATATGGGTCTACAAAAAACCCCAGGAAAAAAGCTTTAGAAGCCCTATCTAATTATTTTTCTGTCTCAATCGAACAGTTAATTGGAGAAGAGGAGTTGCCTCAAGTTATTCCTGAGAATATCAAAGAGGATTTACAGCTCAGAACTATCCCTATTATAGAGTGGGATACGCTAAAGCATTGGCCGAATGATAAAGACAAAATTAAATATTCAAAAGAAATATTGTTAGAGAAAAGAATAGCCCCAGATTCTTTTGCGGTAATTGTAAAAAATTCTTCCATGGAGCCTTTGTTTCCTTTAAATACCCTTTTAATTTTTGATGTGGGTAAGGTCCCACAAGATAGAGATTTTGTCATAGCGTATATCGAAGAAAATAATAATATTCTATTTAATAGACTATTTACTGAAAATAACGAACTCTATCTTAAACAGAATTTAGAAGATGGAAATTTTAAACTCATTAAGCTACGTAAGACTATTGATAAGATTATTGGAGTCCTTATTGAAGCGAGGATTCAATATTGA
- a CDS encoding excisionase, whose product MNWVKLKKYCEISGDTSNAVHAKRKRGMWLDGVQCKVGPDGNIWINLVEVERWVENGNKATNIRLRVG is encoded by the coding sequence ATGAATTGGGTAAAGCTAAAAAAATATTGCGAAATATCGGGGGACACTTCTAATGCAGTTCACGCCAAACGAAAGCGAGGTATGTGGTTAGATGGTGTACAATGTAAAGTGGGGCCCGATGGTAACATATGGATTAATTTAGTTGAGGTTGAACGATGGGTGGAAAACGGCAACAAAGCAACGAATATCCGGTTGCGCGTGGGATAA
- a CDS encoding site-specific integrase produces MGGKRQQSNEYPVARGISVRGLDSSKCIRIDFTYRGVRCRETLKIEPTKANIKYAERLRGEILNAISLGTFNYQDYFPNSQRSKMFGYSVVKSTVGELLKEYMEIAEKTLEPSTFNGYRKACEAHLYPAFGNIPIKDLSSMIIRNYVTKLELTLKTIRNILTPLRNTLDQALNDGMITSNPLDRLVLSKLVDKKTRISNWEVDPFNQEEIKAILSEAKDQARNLFQFAFYSGLRTSELIALEWGDIDWLNGIVRVSRAVVLKKEKGTKTKSGQRDVLLLPPALEALQNQKKFTFLEGTRVFYNPRTNTAWETDGQIRKTCWAHILKKAGVRYRNPYQTRHTYASMMLSAGENSLWVAKQMGHKDTEMIIKNYGRWIPDTSTIAGYTTVNEWVSPLSSMANK; encoded by the coding sequence ATGGGTGGAAAACGGCAACAAAGCAACGAATATCCGGTTGCGCGTGGGATAAGTGTTCGAGGGTTAGATTCCAGTAAATGCATTAGAATTGATTTTACGTATCGTGGTGTTAGATGTCGTGAAACTTTAAAAATTGAACCAACCAAAGCAAATATTAAATATGCCGAAAGGTTGAGAGGTGAAATTCTAAACGCCATTAGTCTGGGTACTTTTAATTATCAGGATTATTTCCCAAATTCTCAAAGGTCAAAAATGTTTGGCTATTCAGTAGTGAAATCTACTGTGGGTGAGTTGCTCAAAGAATATATGGAAATTGCTGAAAAAACACTTGAGCCCAGTACTTTTAATGGCTATAGAAAAGCATGTGAAGCACATTTATACCCAGCATTTGGCAATATTCCTATAAAAGATCTGTCATCTATGATCATTCGTAATTATGTGACAAAACTCGAATTGACGCTAAAAACAATACGAAATATTCTAACCCCATTAAGAAATACTTTAGATCAAGCATTAAATGATGGAATGATTACATCAAACCCTTTAGATAGATTGGTTTTATCTAAGTTAGTTGATAAAAAAACTCGCATCAGTAATTGGGAGGTAGATCCATTTAATCAGGAAGAAATTAAAGCCATTCTTTCGGAGGCTAAAGATCAAGCAAGGAATCTATTCCAATTTGCTTTTTATAGCGGTTTACGTACTTCTGAGCTTATTGCTTTAGAATGGGGCGATATTGATTGGTTAAATGGGATTGTAAGGGTATCAAGGGCCGTGGTTCTTAAAAAAGAAAAAGGCACTAAAACAAAATCAGGTCAACGCGATGTGCTTTTACTTCCGCCAGCATTAGAAGCTCTGCAAAATCAAAAAAAATTTACTTTCCTTGAAGGGACACGTGTTTTTTATAACCCTCGCACTAACACAGCTTGGGAAACAGACGGCCAAATTCGAAAAACCTGCTGGGCTCATATTTTAAAAAAGGCAGGAGTTCGCTACCGCAACCCATATCAGACTCGCCATACTTATGCTTCTATGATGCTTTCCGCTGGCGAAAATTCTTTATGGGTTGCGAAGCAAATGGGACATAAAGATACAGAAATGATTATTAAAAATTATGGTAGATGGATTCCTGACACATCAACCATAGCAGGATATACAACAGTGAATGAATGGGTCTCACCATTGTCTAGCATGGCAAACAAGTAG
- a CDS encoding queuosine precursor transporter, whose protein sequence is MGNAVLETLSRRKQYKYPYFFLGLYLIFLLSTVCLAGKIIQIGPMLVPGGIFVFPITFCICDIVGEVYGYAYPRLFIWIGVLAEFIFSFIVITVSHLSSPNFFNDAEAYQIVFDPTIRYVGSGLIGLLVGELTNVYLLAKWKIFLKGKFFVFRSLLSTAFGQALLTVIVDILNYFGKMAEHSLGWMMVCGYFWKMCSALIMAFPAWLLVRYLKKVEHIDHYDIHTNFNPFMLNLDDNNDCAAQPVNIESSLQ, encoded by the coding sequence AGACTTTATCACGTAGGAAGCAATACAAATATCCTTATTTTTTCTTAGGATTATATCTAATTTTTTTATTATCTACCGTATGCTTGGCAGGTAAAATAATCCAAATAGGGCCAATGCTAGTTCCTGGAGGTATTTTCGTTTTCCCCATCACTTTCTGCATATGTGATATTGTGGGAGAAGTATATGGCTATGCTTACCCAAGATTATTCATCTGGATAGGTGTTTTAGCGGAATTCATTTTCTCTTTTATAGTTATAACTGTTTCCCACTTATCCTCCCCAAATTTTTTTAATGATGCAGAAGCCTATCAAATTGTGTTCGACCCTACTATACGATATGTAGGGTCAGGCTTGATAGGGTTGTTAGTTGGTGAATTAACTAACGTCTATTTGCTTGCGAAATGGAAGATTTTTTTAAAAGGGAAATTTTTCGTATTTAGAAGCTTACTATCAACAGCGTTTGGCCAAGCACTTCTCACCGTGATTGTAGATATTTTGAATTATTTTGGAAAAATGGCAGAACATAGCTTAGGATGGATGATGGTTTGTGGTTATTTTTGGAAAATGTGTTCTGCACTAATTATGGCTTTTCCAGCCTGGTTACTTGTAAGGTATCTGAAGAAAGTTGAACATATAGATCATTACGACATTCACACAAATTTTAATCCATTTATGCTTAATTTAGATGATAACAATGACTGTGCTGCCCAGCCTGTCAATATTGAATCCTCGCTTCAATAA